AAGCTCAGGCAGGTGCCGCCAATCAGGGAGAGATAACGCGCGCCGGACGCATAAGAAACCATCGACATCGCCGGGATCGGCGAGAAGCCCGCTACGCGGTCCGGGCCGTACGTTTTCACGGTATAGACGTTAGAAGCGGCAATCAGCTCATTCACTTCCTGCCAGGAAGAACGGACGAAACCACCGCGACCACGCGCTTGTTTAAAGCTTTTTGCTTTATCGGCGTCTTCGATGATGGACGCCCAGGCGTCAACCGGATCGCTGTGCAGTGTCTTCGCCTCACGCCACATCTTCATCAGACGTTTGCGCATCAGCGGGTATTTCAGTCGGTTAGCACTGTAGAGATACCAGGAGTAACTCGCACCACGCGGACAGCCACGAGGCTCGTGGTTTGGCATGTCCGGACGGGTACGTGGGTAGTCGGTTTGCTGGGTTTCCCAGGTCACCAGACCGTTTTTAACGTAGATTTTCCAGCTACATGAGCCGGTGCAGTTAACCCCGTGGGTTGAGCGCACAACTTTATCGTGCTGCCAACGCTGGCGATATCCATCCTCCCAGTCCCGGTTGGTTTCGAGAAGCTGGCCGTGCCCATTGGCAAAGGTTTCACCCTTCTGCTTGAAGTAGCGAAACCGGTCCAGGAATTTACTCATCGGTTCTCTCCTGTGGAGCCTGACGGCTCTCTGATAAATCGACATTGCTTGATTGAGAGCGAAGGTAACGCTCTGAAAGGTCGTGAGAATTGATAACGATCAAGGCATACAGGGATGAAAACGGAGGGTAATTTTTGAAATACCCCTTTTGGAGGATTGGACATTTAACTATATCCATCTGTTTTTAAAGCTTATTTTTTCAATCGTATTTTCCGCAAATGTTAAATTCTTTACGAGTGGGTATTAAGGGGTATGCCCCTCTGGTTGACCTCTTTTCGTAACGAACTGACAGAGCGACGTGACAATAACCATCAGTATGTTGTAACTAATCAGAGGCAAAAAAAAGCGCGGTCTAACGCCGCGCAATGGGGAATACATGACTGCTGTTTTTATTTTTTCGAATGTCGTCCGTATACCAACCAGGTGATAATCACACAGGCGATATAGAAGATCAGGAAGACTTTCATCGCGTCAACCGGTGAGCCGGTTAACGCCAGCGAGGTACCAAACGCTTTCGGGATAAAGAAGCCGCCAATCGCGCCAATTGCAGAGATAAAGCCTAACGCTGCTGCCGTATCGGTCGCCGCTTCGCGCATCGCTTTCTCTTCAGAGCCGCCTTCAGCCTTCACGCGATCCATCGTCAGCTTACGGAAGATAACGGAGATCATCTGGAAGGTGGAGCCGCTACCCAGCCCGGCCGTCATAAACAAGGCAAGGAAGACCGCGAAGAAGGCGATGAAACTGCCACCCGCGCCGTTGGTTGGTAAGGTCAGGAACAGCAGACCGCTGAAAATCGCCATCAGCACGAAGTTCACCAGCGTGACACGAGTCCCGCCTAATCGGTCAGAGATCGCCCCGCCCGCAGAACGCGCCAGCGCGCCAACCAGGGGACCAAAAAATGCATAATGCAGGATCTGAATCTCCGGAAACTGGGTCTTTGACAGCATCGCAAAACCTGCGGAAAACCCTATGAACGAGCCGAACGTCGCCAGATAAAGCAGGCTCATGATCCACAGATGACCGCGCTTGAGAACCGGTAATTGCTCCTTCAACGATGCTTTTGAGGTCGCCAGTTCATTCATACCAAACCAGGCCGCCAGCGTGAAGAAGGCGAGGAACGGCACCCAGATCCATGCGGCATTCGCCAGATACAGTTGCGAACCATCCGGTTGCTCAACGCCGTGGCTGCCAAAGACAGCGAAGATCGACAGCGAGACCACCAGCGGCGCAACAAGCTGCATCACGCTGACGCCCATATTTCCCAGACCGCCGTTCAGCCCCAGCGCACCGCCCTGCTTCTGCTTTGGAAAGAAGAAACTGATGTTCGCCATACTGGAGGCAAAGTTTGCGCCGGCAAAGCCGCACAGCAGTGAAATCACGATAAAGGTACTGAACGGTGTGGACGTATCCTGCACCGCGAACCCTAACCAGACGCACGGGATAATCAGGATCCCGGTACTGAACGCGGTCCAGCGACGACCGCCGAAGACCGGTACCATAAAGGAGTAAGGCACACGTAATAACGCGCCAGAGACCGACGGTAACGCCGTCAGCATAAACAACTGTTCAGTGGTAAACGTGAAACCGACTTTCGGCAGATTCACCGCAACAGCACTGAATAACATCCAGACGCAAAACGCCAGCAGCAGACAGGGGACAGAAATCCACAGGTTGCGACTGGCGATACGATGACCTCGCTGTGCCCAGAATGCCGGATCTTCCGGCCGCCATTCTGTGATTACAGCTCCAGATGCCCTTTCGGGGGCGGATGAGTGACTCATAGACACCTCTGATACTCGATTCGATGCCTGAAACATTAGGGTTTACAGCGCGAGGTAAGTTGATATAAATCAAAGGAAAAGTTGTCGATATCTCAACGGAAAAATCATGATCACCCTAAGTGAGTAGGATAATTCACCAAAAAATACGTGGTTTTTCACAGTGCTGCCTGCCGCAGCTACCCCCTTCCTCAAATCCCCTCCGGATACGGCAATTAAGAGGTAACTCGCTTTAGGTATGGGTATACTCCAGGGGATGGTCGAGAATAACGCCACTGCCGATTCTGCCCGGCACTCTCGTCATTCATTGAGGTTTCCCCATTCGCTGTCCGGAGACCTGAAGGAAGAAGGTTTTATGCTAAAACGTTGTCTCTCTCCGCTCACGCTGGTTAACCAGGTGGCGCTTATTGTGATGCTCTCAACCGCGATCGGCGTGGCGGGTATGGCTGTCTCTGGCTGGCTGGTTCAGGGCGTCCAGGGTAGCGCGCACGCCATTAATAAAACCGGATCGCTGCGGATGCAAAGCTATCGACTGCTCGCCGCGGTACCACTGAGCGCTGACGACCAGAAATTGCTTGATGAGATGGAGCAGACCGCGTTCAGCCCGGAACTGACCCGCGCAGCAGAACGCGACGGTCAGCAGGAACAACTGCGCGCCCTCCAGGATTACTGGCATCGCGAACTCTCCCCCGGCCTGCGGCAAGCCAGTAGCAGAGACGCCGTCGCGGCCGACGTCAACCAGTTTGTCGCTGGCCTTGATCGGCTCGTCTCCGCGTTTGACCACACCACCGAAATGCGCATCGAACGCGTGGTGATGGTGCACCGTGTGATGGCGATTTTTATGGCGCTGCTGCTGGTCTTTACCATTATCTGGCTGCGGGCGCGACTGCTTCAGCCGTGGAAGCAATTGTTGTCGATGGCCCGCGCCGTCAGTCAGCGCGACTTTACCCAACGCGCGCAAATCGGCGGGCGTAATGAGATGGCGATGCTCGGCGACGCGCTTAATAACATGTCCGACGAACTGGCAGAAAGCTATTCAGTGCTCGAACAACGCGTCAGAGAAAAAACGGCCGGACTGGAGCAGAAAAACCAGATCCTCTCTTTTCTCTGGCAGGCCAACCGCCGTCTGCATTCGCCGGTGCCACTTTGCGAA
The sequence above is drawn from the Citrobacter amalonaticus genome and encodes:
- a CDS encoding NarK family nitrate/nitrite MFS transporter; amino-acid sequence: MSHSSAPERASGAVITEWRPEDPAFWAQRGHRIASRNLWISVPCLLLAFCVWMLFSAVAVNLPKVGFTFTTEQLFMLTALPSVSGALLRVPYSFMVPVFGGRRWTAFSTGILIIPCVWLGFAVQDTSTPFSTFIVISLLCGFAGANFASSMANISFFFPKQKQGGALGLNGGLGNMGVSVMQLVAPLVVSLSIFAVFGSHGVEQPDGSQLYLANAAWIWVPFLAFFTLAAWFGMNELATSKASLKEQLPVLKRGHLWIMSLLYLATFGSFIGFSAGFAMLSKTQFPEIQILHYAFFGPLVGALARSAGGAISDRLGGTRVTLVNFVLMAIFSGLLFLTLPTNGAGGSFIAFFAVFLALFMTAGLGSGSTFQMISVIFRKLTMDRVKAEGGSEEKAMREAATDTAAALGFISAIGAIGGFFIPKAFGTSLALTGSPVDAMKVFLIFYIACVIITWLVYGRHSKK